In Centroberyx gerrardi isolate f3 chromosome 7, fCenGer3.hap1.cur.20231027, whole genome shotgun sequence, the sequence GCACCCAGGACATTTTGGGGAACATATGGGTCCCGGGGCAGCGCTCCAAACCCAGCCGGGGTGGCAACGGCTGCCCCttgcactgtgtttgtgtgtgtgtgtgtgtgtgtgtgtgtgtgtgtgtgtgtgtgtgactgtgtgagcgTCAGTTATTTTATGATGCCTGTTTTGAAATTAAAGCAGggattcaaataaacaaataggcTACATGTGGAGTCTTCATATCCCTCCATTTCCTTAAATTctgtacgtttgtgtgtgtgtgtgtgtgtgcgtgtgtgtgtgtgtgtaaggtttacatatatatgtgtattttaAACACAAAGATTTATTTCGTTTAAATAGCTCGTGATAAGACCAAAGATCATTTAAAATCCAGAGTGTTGTCAAAAATAGGCCtgcatttaaaaatgcattgctctcatgtgaagtgtgtgtttaaagttACAAGAGATAAAATGGGAGTGGCAGGGTGACTTCATAATTTATTTCTGATGTTTAATGGATTATCGAAGTATGGAGAGTAAAGATAGAGAAAATTTAATTCGTAACGAAACGAATATTTGCGGTTTATAACCTTCAGCGGAACCGTATTTTTCTCATAGAGAATACAGTAGGACAATCTGCTGTTGCATTGCGTTTTAACGCACtttaatttaacttaattttattcttttattctttttttgaCACAGAAATCTGTAAGCCATCAAAGAAGTTGGCATGGTACATGTGTGGTGGCAAAACAGTAGCGTTGTGTTTATCATTTTCTatcattttgatattttctttcttcttctctgtctttgtgtatttttgttgttgtcacgCATCGGCTCTGTCCTCTTCTTGTGCTTTTCCACCTGATGAGAGACTTGGTGTGAAACCCAGGCCGGcgcgtgtcagtgtgtgtgtgtgtgtgtgtgtgtgtgtgtgtgtgtgtgtgtgtgtgtgtgtgtgtgtgtttggggatatatgtgaatacattttgaatgacGTATCGAttagactaaactaaacaacTCCTCATTTTATCCCGCCAACTTGTAAAGCGTGTTGAGACGAATGAAAAGCCTTTTGGGCGTTGCATCATTCTGCAGGTCGCCTATAGTGTTTTGGAGGCAGCCTGGTGCATGTCGGGGTTTGCTGGATTGTTACCAAAAACTCCAATTAATGCTGAAACcattacagcagcagcacagacagcACACGCACACCGGCTGGGCCAAAAGCGTCTCCGTACAGGCAGAAACACCGGGAGCTCTCCGCGGTGCTGAACGACTTTCCCTCCTCAAAAAGTGGAAAACGTGAATATTAACCTTCACTATTATACTGTTGCATTGACCTAAATGAAGTGACAGGTAGGTTATCAGTTAACCTGTAGTCTCAGTATTAATTAACCTGTACTAGTGTGTCAGACAGTCAGAAATACAGGCCTAATGCAATTTTGCACTGCCTGAATCCAAGTTTCCAGAGCAAACGTGTTTACTTTCTTAACGTCTGTAGTTTATAATCTCTCCATATATTTTTTAAAGGCTGGTTGGGCGTTCAGACAAGCAAATAAGACGCATTGGCACCGGTATATTTCATTATAGAGGATGGCATTGCTgcactttccttccttccccgtGTTTTCCAGATAAAGGGCCTGAGGGTGTGAAGCCTGGGGAACTCCTGCAGGTTGTGGCACCAGGCCGGTCAGCCTCTTATAATCCAATAATCCATACACTGGCCTCTATTAAGGCCTATAGGGACACGGTGCAAACGACCAAATATTTTCTAAAAGCATTAAGTTAGAATAATGCCAGCTTGATACAAATTAATGAGTTATGTAAATTCGATATCAAAAATATTTATCGGTCTTTCATAGATTGTGTAGGAAAAAGCGTAAAGACAAACGCTATTTAATGATTACATGTTGGATGGTAACGTTGCTGATGATGCCAAGGCTGTATATGTATAAATAATCAAGTTACACAGTctgatttattgtcattttattttaccacACAGTTGGTTGAATACAAAGTTGAAAGACTTGAATTTTTATGAAAAAATGCTCAGCAACACATGGGATCCCTTCTTTTCCATAGACTATTAACATTaattacaaaaacaacacaataaatacgtgcagcaataataataataataataataataataataatagtaaactcAGTCAACTTAGTAGGTCGCAAATCAAGCAAATCAATTGGAAAAGATTAAACCaaaatttattttgaaagaaaatacaatGCAATGGTTCAATTAGAAGAATAAGTAACGTGAAAGAATAAAGAAGGAAATGGGAAAAGTCTTATTTTCTCTTATTtagatcattttttttaatgttaaaacATTTTGGCCAGCCCAGTCATTGTCAATTTCGTTGGGTGTCCGTtcaaagtgtgtatgtgtgtgtgtgtgtgtgtgtgtgtgtgtgaatgtgaatgagtgtgtgcgcatgtgtgtgtgcgtgcgcgcactCGTGTGTGCAGCAAAAGTGATGATGAGACATAGAGTGACAGTCTTTCCGGGCCTTGTTGCCTCGCTTTGTAGTCTCGGTTGGGTTTTGCATAGATGCGAAACGATTGATTTGCTGGAGAACAGATTATTCTAAAACAACCCGACTAGCACATTTTTCTCAGCTCAGCATTTCCCTCTGCATGTCTTTAGCTTCAGTTTCAAAAATCACAATCTCTCAAATTCTCACATGTATAGGCGATTAAATGTGATTTGTATTAGCttgttcattattttatttttaattcagaAATAGTATTAGAAACCCATCGACAATGTCAAGGTTCAGCTATAGCCAGTGACgtagtggtgaataaaaaggtgggtaatcTATGACCTCATCACagggcaaacaaccaccaatatgaaaaaaaaatcaattatattttcagaaaagcattcatttgtatttttttcttcctttaaaGACCCCTTGTGTACTATTAATTTACCCCATAAAGatttatcagcctaaaaagtTGAATAAACTCTCCTGCGCAATTAAAAAGATGTTTAAACTGAAtgtaggtgggtttaccctccactacaccccTGGCTATAGCAAAAAACAATTAATATCACTGAATGAATTCAACGGAAAGCACTAATGACAACGAGTGACACATCTCTCCAGAATGCCTCCGTCCTGGCGGGTATAGCTTGTCAAGAAATGTGCTGTGGATAGATTGTTGATTGCAAGGGGACGCacgatagtttttttttttttttttatcaacatcTTAGTTGTGAAAAAACGCGTTCAGTTCATCATACACGGGGGCCCGTTCGTGGTGTAAGTGCATGTCGTGGTAAGGCAGGACGTTTTCAGAGTGAATGCCGCTCCGGGCCCCCGAGGAGCCAAACACCAGGTTGTGGGCCCCGGCGGGTCTGGAGCCAGGCAGGCCGGAGTAATGCATAGAGTAGTGGTACCCCTTCTCGTTCTCGTTGGGGGACGCGGAGCCTTGGTGCTTCAGCGAAAAGTTGCCATTGACGCACAGCGGCGGGCTGAGGGGCCCCTCGTACTCGGGGCTGTTATACTCCGGGGACCCGCTCCCGCCGTACAGGGAGTCGTACGCCGAGCAGTAGCCGTGCGTCCTCAGCGGGTGCGAGTTCGTGCCCGGCTGGCAGTGGGGGCTGGAGAGACGCGCGCACTGGTACGGGTAGGAGTGCATGGAGAACGAGCTGGACGGGTACCTGCCCCCGTCCTGACACTGCTGCTCGGTGATGAAGTTGCGGGAGTTCAGCTGCAGGCATCCCGCCACCAGGTTGGTCGTGGGCTGGGACAGTCCCTTGCACAGCGTCTGGACGTAGGACACAAGGTCCGGCCTTTTCCCAGAGCGCAATATCTCCGACAGGGCCCAGATATAGTTTTTGGCCAACCGGAGCGTCTCGATTTTGGAGAGTTTTTGCGTTTTGGAGTAGCAGGGCACCACTTTACGCAGATTGTCGAGCGCAGAGTTCAGATCGTGCATGCGGGTCCTCTCTCGCGCGTTGGCCTTCTGCCGCCGCACCTTGGAGCGCTCGATTCGGGCCTGGGTCATTTTGCGCTTCTTGGGGCCCCTTTTCTTGGGCCTGTCCCCCTCTGTGTCCTCATCtccttcgtcctcctcctccacctcgtcGTCCTCGTCGTCTTCCCCGGCGTGCTCGGAGTGCGTCCGGCTGTCTCCCCTCAGATCGGACTCGTCCATGTCGTCCTGGGCCTCGTGGTCGTCATCCTTGAGCTTGGAGTCCTCGCTTTCGCTGTCGTCCGCCCAGCCGGAGTATTTCTGCACGTCGGGAAGCAGCGAGGGGTCACTGAAAAGCCTCGTCAACATTGTGGCTctggagaagagaaaaaaaaaagattggttGAGGCCTCACAAGCACACGAACACGTTTACACGAAGCTGCATAATAACAATGCAACCCCTTAAGAAAAAGAACTATAAATTTAAGCTattcaaatgtcacaaaaactGGAagccctataggaatatcatgtGGTAcgataaaaaataccataaagtgaCAAggtaaactcactgttgagtacAACAGTCCCCTTATAAGTCcacataggaatattatagtgatacaatAAGGGATCAAAATACCATAAATTAGCCtactataaagtcactataaattcactattgaaCACTACAGATAGACTATAAGTCCCTTaggataattattattattatta encodes:
- the LOC139919947 gene encoding neurogenic differentiation factor 2-like, producing MLTRLFSDPSLLPDVQKYSGWADDSESEDSKLKDDDHEAQDDMDESDLRGDSRTHSEHAGEDDEDDEVEEEDEGDEDTEGDRPKKRGPKKRKMTQARIERSKVRRQKANARERTRMHDLNSALDNLRKVVPCYSKTQKLSKIETLRLAKNYIWALSEILRSGKRPDLVSYVQTLCKGLSQPTTNLVAGCLQLNSRNFITEQQCQDGGRYPSSSFSMHSYPYQCARLSSPHCQPGTNSHPLRTHGYCSAYDSLYGGSGSPEYNSPEYEGPLSPPLCVNGNFSLKHQGSASPNENEKGYHYSMHYSGLPGSRPAGAHNLVFGSSGARSGIHSENVLPYHDMHLHHERAPVYDELNAFFHN